One part of the Bdellovibrio sp. KM01 genome encodes these proteins:
- a CDS encoding JmjC domain-containing protein, whose amino-acid sequence MATPVKLDQKFWKNFAKNHWEKKALSLKNVQSSLQEISAAEIFDLLVLYSDRCRQLNNPDGFKFYIDGFKADAEDVLQVLPEKRDQSLLGYHERMKKLFPDYCLVCDELLKVNLKKQHLLTDFTDELYRHVGFPNRFSEMGLYLGNYRKTPFGVHVDSCGVFSFPVAGIKKFRLWSQDYVRKNPSLDRAFKYDKHKKASVLLEAGPGDMTYWPSADWHIAESDGSFSATWSLGVWVDQPHKQLFSDSLKDLLDSKGGALASAPTTKFKTLHSKTGEVSELPEAYQQSIASLQKLSAAEIQETFLKSWMQHISLQGFKSIPQIDFKLSAKSRIQLRNPNALILWQQSQTAKDKYYFSFGGALVETSKPAGLLKLVKAINDGKTCTVSSYLKGATLKQDLKSLQTLADAGAFA is encoded by the coding sequence TTGGCGACACCCGTAAAACTCGATCAAAAGTTTTGGAAAAACTTCGCCAAAAACCATTGGGAAAAAAAGGCCCTGTCCCTGAAAAACGTCCAATCATCTTTACAGGAAATCAGCGCTGCTGAGATCTTTGATCTTTTGGTGCTTTATAGCGATCGCTGCCGACAATTGAACAATCCTGACGGGTTTAAATTCTATATCGATGGCTTTAAAGCGGATGCCGAAGACGTTCTGCAGGTTTTACCTGAAAAAAGGGACCAGTCTTTGCTGGGGTATCATGAGCGTATGAAAAAGCTCTTCCCCGATTACTGCCTGGTTTGCGATGAACTTTTGAAAGTGAACCTTAAAAAGCAGCATCTGCTGACCGACTTTACGGACGAACTGTATCGTCACGTGGGCTTCCCCAATCGCTTTTCTGAAATGGGACTTTATCTTGGGAACTACCGTAAGACGCCATTTGGCGTTCACGTGGATTCCTGTGGTGTCTTTAGCTTTCCCGTGGCGGGCATAAAAAAATTCCGCCTGTGGAGTCAGGACTATGTTCGTAAGAACCCCTCTTTGGATCGAGCTTTCAAATACGATAAGCACAAAAAAGCCTCTGTCCTGCTTGAGGCGGGTCCCGGCGACATGACTTATTGGCCCTCGGCCGATTGGCATATCGCGGAGTCTGATGGATCCTTTAGTGCCACCTGGAGCTTGGGTGTGTGGGTAGATCAACCCCACAAACAGCTTTTCTCGGACTCTTTGAAAGATCTTTTGGATTCTAAGGGTGGAGCCTTGGCTTCTGCGCCAACGACAAAGTTTAAAACTTTGCACAGCAAGACTGGTGAAGTGAGTGAGCTTCCCGAAGCATACCAGCAATCGATTGCATCTTTGCAGAAACTTTCGGCTGCGGAAATTCAAGAGACATTCTTGAAATCCTGGATGCAGCATATTTCATTGCAGGGCTTTAAATCCATTCCGCAGATTGATTTCAAATTGTCTGCAAAGTCTCGTATTCAATTACGCAATCCAAACGCACTCATCCTGTGGCAACAAAGTCAGACTGCCAAAGATAAATACTATTTTAGCTTTGGTGGCGCTTTAGTTGAAACTTCAAAGCCTGCCGGCCTTTTAAAATTGGTCAAGGCAATCAATGATGGAAAGACATGTACAGTGAGCAGCTACTTAAAAGGCGCAACGCTGAAGCAGGATCTGAAGTCCTTGCAAACCTTAGCTGATGCCGGAGCATTTGCTTAA
- a CDS encoding class I SAM-dependent rRNA methyltransferase, whose protein sequence is MNLAAVTFQDEIKTIELKRDVTKHMKQGHRWLFANCFDDAKSIKSGIHLLNFKGETLALGIWQADTQLRFRVLVLADEPIFRRNNMKRTLELYFESQWRKAVEIRRTFDLSVTNSFRLINGEGDGLPGLIVDIYNDTAVIKHDHAIMEKTWNAPVIAQKIQEAFPQIKCVYLKRRNDAEEKGTNIVGTLAPETQFLENGVLFASNIRDAAKTGFFLDQRDNRKMIQNFAEGKTVLNLFSYTGGFSIFAAKGGATEVTSVDIAKVAIQAVARNFEINDLATIHHDVATDAFAYLEQLNAEKKKYDIVITDPPSFAPNEKSVEQAKAAYTKVFSNSIKLVNPEGLFAASSCSSHISTKEFMDICQEAFSRARKKATLVYIGGQPVDHPYPLAMEELRYLKFALFRLD, encoded by the coding sequence ATGAACCTAGCCGCCGTCACATTTCAAGATGAAATCAAAACTATTGAGCTTAAACGTGACGTGACCAAGCACATGAAGCAGGGGCACCGCTGGCTCTTTGCCAACTGCTTTGACGACGCCAAATCCATCAAATCAGGCATTCATCTTTTGAACTTTAAGGGCGAAACTTTGGCCCTGGGTATCTGGCAGGCTGATACTCAGCTGCGCTTCCGCGTGTTGGTTTTAGCAGACGAGCCTATTTTTCGTCGCAATAACATGAAACGCACATTAGAGCTTTATTTTGAAAGCCAGTGGCGTAAGGCCGTTGAAATCCGCAGAACCTTCGATTTGTCAGTTACGAACTCCTTTCGTTTGATCAACGGGGAGGGCGATGGTTTGCCAGGTTTGATCGTGGATATTTACAACGACACGGCGGTTATTAAGCATGACCACGCGATCATGGAAAAGACTTGGAATGCTCCTGTGATCGCTCAAAAAATCCAGGAGGCATTTCCGCAAATTAAATGCGTGTATCTAAAGCGCCGTAATGATGCTGAAGAGAAGGGGACCAACATCGTTGGAACATTGGCGCCTGAGACTCAGTTCTTGGAAAATGGCGTTCTTTTTGCCTCGAACATCCGTGATGCTGCAAAGACCGGGTTCTTTCTGGATCAACGTGATAACCGTAAGATGATCCAAAACTTTGCCGAAGGAAAAACAGTCCTCAATCTTTTTAGTTACACGGGTGGTTTTTCTATTTTCGCCGCTAAAGGTGGTGCGACAGAAGTGACCAGCGTAGATATCGCCAAAGTCGCTATTCAAGCCGTTGCTCGTAATTTCGAGATCAATGACCTAGCGACGATCCACCACGATGTGGCCACGGATGCCTTTGCCTATCTTGAGCAACTGAATGCTGAAAAGAAAAAATACGACATCGTGATCACCGATCCTCCAAGCTTTGCACCGAATGAAAAGTCCGTGGAGCAGGCGAAAGCGGCATATACCAAGGTCTTTTCGAATTCGATTAAACTGGTAAACCCTGAAGGACTTTTTGCTGCGAGCTCGTGTTCAAGCCATATTTCCACGAAAGAATTCATGGATATTTGCCAGGAGGCTTTTTCTCGCGCACGTAAAAAGGCGACATTGGTTTACATCGGTGGACAGCCGGTTGACCATCCTTATCCCTTGGCAATGGAAGAGCTTCGTTATCTGAAGTTCGCCCTGTTCCGTTTGGATTAG
- a CDS encoding chorismate mutase: MKTIASLRQEIDQVHKELHALLLRRRELTMAVWEIKKQEGQPFFNAAREEQILHDFLNMDGKQGQDPQFDELLKGVMSSVLREYEKYLKFHYDK, translated from the coding sequence ATGAAAACAATTGCCAGCCTTCGCCAGGAAATTGATCAGGTTCATAAAGAGCTCCATGCACTGTTATTGCGTCGTCGTGAGTTGACCATGGCAGTTTGGGAGATCAAAAAGCAAGAAGGGCAGCCATTTTTTAATGCCGCTCGTGAAGAACAAATTCTCCATGACTTCTTAAACATGGATGGCAAGCAAGGACAAGATCCCCAATTTGATGAGCTTTTAAAAGGGGTGATGAGTTCGGTCTTGCGAGAGTACGAGAAATATTTGAAATTTCATTACGATAAATAA